In Tachysurus vachellii isolate PV-2020 chromosome 12, HZAU_Pvac_v1, whole genome shotgun sequence, the following are encoded in one genomic region:
- the smim8 gene encoding small integral membrane protein 8 — translation MSSSDSKGPGLRGVRTTSLFRAVNPELFIRPNKPVMAFGLITITLCVGYLGYLHAVKENSQELYEAVDSDGERYMRRKTSKWD, via the exons ATGTCCTCATCAGACAGTAAAGGACCCGGATTGAGGGGCGTCAGAACTACGTCACTGTTCCGCGCCGTTAATCCGGAGCTTTTCATCAGACCT AACAAGCCTGTGATGGCGTTCGGTCTCATCACCATCACGCTGTGTGTGGGGTATCTTGGCTATCTGCATGCTGTAAAGGAGAACTCTCAGGAGCTGTACGAGGCTGTGGACAGCGATGGTGAGAGATACATGCGGAGAAAAACCTCTAAGTGGGACTGA
- the gjb7 gene encoding connexin 28.8, whose translation MNWAFLESVLSGVNKYSTAIGRIWLSVLFIFRILVFVAAAENVWKDESKDFVCNTQQPGCENVCYDRFFPVSQARLWALQLIMVSTPSLLVALHVAYREHREKKHGRKLYEDRGRIDGGLLFTYLLSLVLKTTFEVGTLLIFYFVYNGFTVPRMYQCEEIPCPNVVDCYISKATEKMIFLYIMGLTSVLCVVLNLTEMTYILSKQCWKCFSKRYIPIEQKRTCSCHIHSTSALALGSPGPKVAKSASKENEVQVQPSQALKETLT comes from the coding sequence ATGAACTGGGCTTTTCTGGAGAGTGTTCTGAGCGGGGTGAATAAATACTCCACCGCCATTGGTCGGATTTGGCTCTCGGTGCTCTTCATCTTCCGCATCCTGGTGTTTGTGGCTGCTGCTGAAAACGTCTGGAAAGACGAGTCGAAGGATTTCGTGTGTAACACCCAGCAGCCAGGGTGTGAGAACGTCTGTTATGACCGGTTCTTTCCAGTGTCTCAGGCACGTCTGTGGGCTCTGCAGCTCATCATGGTGTCCACGCCATCCCTGCTGGTGGCCCTGCACGTGGCTTATCGGGAGCACCGTGAGAAAAAGCATGGGCGGAAACTTTACGAGGACAGAGGCAGGATCGATGGCGGCTTGCTGTTCACCTACCTCCTTAGCCTGGTCCTGAAGACGACCTTCGAGGTGGGAACGCTGCTCATCTTCTACTTTGTGTATAATGGATTTACGGTTCCTCGTATGTACCAGTGTGAGGAGATTCCCTGTCCCAATGTGGTGGACTGCTACATCTCCAAAGCCACGGAGAAGATGATCTTCCTCTACATCATGGGCCTCacatctgttctgtgtgtggtCCTGAACCTGACGGAGATGACCTACATCCTGTCCAAGCAGTGCTGGAAGTGTTTCAGTAAGAGGTACATCCCCATAGAACAAAAGAGAACATGTAGCTGCCACATCCACTCCACATCTGCGCTCGCTCTCGGCTCACCCGGACCTAAAGTCGCAAAATCCGCTAGCAAAGAGAATGAGGTTCAAGTTCAGCCATCGCAGGCTCTGAAGGAAACTCTGACATGa